The following proteins come from a genomic window of unidentified bacterial endosymbiont:
- the ileS gene encoding isoleucine--tRNA ligase — MNDYKATLNLPATDFPMRASLSQREPQILQRWAAQNLYAAIRQAKQGCPRFILHDGPPYANGDIHVGHAVNKILKDIIIKSKGFAGFDAPYIPGWDCHGLPIELKVEQQLGKAGERISIAAFQQACRDYASTQIAHQKRDFVRLGVLGDWQHPYLTMDFKTEAETLRLLATIIAKGHLYRGTKPVHWCTACRSSLAEAELEYQDKTSLSLEVRFVAADRAAVYQRFALSEPGTAPLSAVIWTTTPWTLPANRALALNNEATYQLVQIGEGEQTECLLLAADRVAALMQRWQIAQWQLLGSAVGAALVGLQFRHPFYAFEVPTVVGEHVTTDSGTGVVHTAPGHGPEDFIVGQQAGLEIANPVGDDGHYLPGTEALAGVSILAADQPIIALLQQRGSLLHQESIQHSYPHCWRHKTPVIFRAVPQWFISMSQQSLRETALQQIATVTWVPAWGEARIHAMVASRPDWCISRQRTWGVPLALFTHKETGQCHPKSVELLQQVATRVEQQGISAWWALEAAELLGDEAKDYDKSADILDVWFDAGATQTTVMASRSACEVSDLYLEGSDQHRGWFMSSLMLATAAYGKAPYRQVLTHGFTVDANGHKMSKSLGNVVSPQEIVESLGADVLRLWVAATDYRAEMNFSPSILPSMTDLYRRIRNTARFLLANLNGFDPQQHQVAPRQQVLLDQWAMARAQQVQESIVAAYERYDFHTVVQRLMHFCSIEMGAFYLDIIKDRQYTARADSLARRSCQTALYHIAEALVRWIAPILSFTAEEIWQHLPGARSSSVLMERWYPDLAVTVSHPILDDKGWSQLMTIRDAVNVALEQARSQKIIGGALAASVVLYAQSPWAELLLALEEELRFVLITSQARVEIITAPPSDKTLQPTSLPGLFITVTPAAGSKCPRCWHYTTDPVVVDALGEPSGLCQRCHSNVQGVGESRRFA, encoded by the coding sequence ATGAACGACTATAAAGCCACACTTAATTTACCGGCTACTGATTTCCCTATGCGGGCTTCCCTCAGTCAACGGGAGCCACAAATTCTTCAGCGCTGGGCCGCACAGAACTTATATGCCGCCATTCGTCAGGCCAAACAGGGCTGCCCACGCTTTATCTTGCATGATGGTCCCCCCTACGCCAATGGGGATATCCACGTGGGACATGCGGTCAACAAAATTTTGAAAGATATCATCATTAAATCCAAGGGGTTCGCTGGCTTCGACGCCCCCTATATTCCTGGCTGGGATTGTCATGGCTTACCCATTGAGTTAAAGGTGGAGCAGCAGTTAGGCAAAGCTGGAGAGCGCATCAGCATTGCCGCCTTTCAGCAGGCGTGTCGTGACTATGCTAGCACGCAAATCGCGCATCAGAAGCGGGATTTTGTTCGCTTAGGGGTGCTGGGAGATTGGCAACACCCCTATTTGACCATGGATTTTAAGACCGAAGCGGAGACGCTGCGGTTATTGGCGACCATTATCGCCAAAGGCCATCTCTACCGCGGGACTAAACCGGTGCACTGGTGTACCGCCTGTCGTTCGTCACTGGCCGAGGCAGAGTTGGAGTACCAGGATAAAACCTCGCTCTCATTAGAGGTGCGGTTTGTGGCGGCGGATAGGGCAGCGGTGTATCAGCGTTTCGCGCTCTCTGAGCCCGGTACAGCACCGCTATCGGCGGTGATCTGGACTACAACCCCCTGGACCCTGCCCGCTAATCGGGCGTTAGCGCTGAATAACGAGGCCACCTATCAGTTGGTTCAAATCGGCGAAGGTGAGCAGACAGAGTGCCTGCTGTTAGCAGCCGATCGGGTCGCCGCTTTGATGCAGCGCTGGCAGATTGCCCAGTGGCAGCTGCTGGGAAGTGCCGTCGGTGCCGCCTTAGTCGGGCTACAGTTCCGCCATCCCTTTTACGCCTTTGAAGTTCCGACCGTGGTTGGTGAGCATGTCACGACCGACAGTGGGACCGGAGTGGTCCATACGGCACCCGGGCATGGTCCGGAAGATTTTATCGTGGGTCAACAGGCCGGCTTGGAGATTGCTAATCCGGTGGGTGATGATGGCCACTATCTGCCAGGCACGGAAGCCTTGGCAGGGGTTTCAATATTGGCGGCTGATCAGCCCATCATAGCACTACTACAACAACGGGGGAGCCTACTGCACCAGGAGAGTATCCAGCACAGTTATCCGCACTGTTGGCGTCATAAAACCCCGGTGATTTTCCGGGCGGTTCCTCAGTGGTTTATCAGTATGAGCCAGCAGTCGTTGCGTGAAACGGCCTTACAACAGATAGCCACCGTCACTTGGGTGCCCGCTTGGGGTGAAGCCCGCATTCACGCCATGGTCGCTTCGCGGCCAGATTGGTGTATTTCACGCCAACGCACCTGGGGGGTCCCCTTGGCCCTGTTTACGCACAAAGAGACCGGTCAGTGTCATCCGAAGAGTGTGGAGCTGTTACAGCAGGTGGCCACTCGGGTAGAGCAACAGGGGATCAGCGCCTGGTGGGCACTAGAGGCAGCAGAGCTGCTCGGCGATGAGGCGAAAGACTACGATAAATCGGCGGATATCTTAGATGTTTGGTTTGATGCTGGCGCGACCCAGACCACCGTGATGGCCTCTCGGTCGGCCTGTGAGGTGAGTGATCTCTATCTTGAGGGCTCTGATCAACACCGTGGCTGGTTTATGTCCTCACTGATGCTGGCCACAGCAGCCTACGGCAAGGCCCCCTATCGGCAGGTGCTGACGCATGGTTTCACGGTGGATGCTAATGGGCATAAGATGTCTAAATCTTTGGGCAATGTGGTTAGCCCGCAGGAGATCGTAGAGAGCTTAGGGGCTGATGTACTGCGGCTCTGGGTGGCGGCCACCGATTACCGGGCCGAAATGAATTTTTCACCGAGCATTTTACCCAGTATGACCGATCTATACCGGCGGATCCGCAATACGGCACGCTTTTTGCTGGCCAACTTAAACGGGTTTGATCCCCAGCAGCACCAGGTAGCGCCACGCCAGCAGGTGCTGCTCGATCAGTGGGCAATGGCTCGGGCACAGCAGGTGCAGGAGAGTATCGTCGCCGCTTATGAGCGCTATGATTTTCATACCGTGGTGCAGCGGTTGATGCACTTCTGCTCGATCGAGATGGGCGCTTTTTATCTGGATATTATTAAAGATCGACAATATACCGCGCGCGCTGACAGCCTGGCGCGCCGCAGCTGTCAAACGGCGCTCTATCATATTGCTGAGGCATTGGTTCGTTGGATAGCCCCGATTCTCTCGTTCACTGCGGAAGAGATCTGGCAGCACCTGCCGGGCGCGCGCAGTAGCTCGGTATTGATGGAGCGTTGGTACCCAGATCTGGCGGTCACCGTGAGCCATCCGATTTTAGATGATAAGGGCTGGTCACAGCTGATGACCATCCGTGATGCCGTTAATGTCGCGCTGGAACAGGCGCGGTCACAGAAGATCATCGGTGGTGCCTTGGCCGCCTCCGTGGTGCTCTACGCCCAATCGCCGTGGGCCGAGTTATTACTAGCCTTGGAGGAGGAGTTGCGCTTTGTGTTGATCACCTCACAGGCTCGGGTTGAGATCATCACCGCGCCGCCTTCGGACAAAACGCTACAACCTACCAGTCTGCCTGGGCTCTTTATCACCGTCACGCCCGCTGCAGGCAGTAAGTGCCCACGCTGCTGGCACTATACTACGGATCCGGTGGTAGTGGATGCGCTAGGGGAGCCGAGTGGACTGTGTCAACGCTGCCATAGCAATGTGCAGGGGGTCGGTGAAAGCCGGCGGTTTGCCTAA
- the murJ gene encoding murein biosynthesis integral membrane protein MurJ — protein sequence MSQQLIRQGLVVSSMTLLSRLLGMVRDMVFAHVVGAGASADLFLFANRIPNFFRRLFAEGAFSQAFVPVLTEYQQRGDRHSTRCLIQRVSGTLGGVVTLVTLGAMLLAPLVTLLFGFGWFMAWWQGGAEAAKYPLANQLLRLTFPYLWFITFVAFSGAILNTLGVFSVAAFSPVLLNIAMIGCALWLAPQLAEPAIGLAIGVFLGGLLQFLFQLPFLRRAGLLVWPRWDWQDAGVRRIGQLMLPALFGVSVNQITVLINTAIASFMQTGAISWLYYAERLLELPLGVIGATLSTILLPTLARLQRQPTADQFVATVDWGIRLVFLLGVPAMVGLALLAEPILMVLYLRGHFTLADLQASKAALQTLNCGVFTILVAKVLGCAYYARQDTKTPVRYALFTMGSHLLLNNLAWKFGYIGLALASALSSMVNATLLYRGLVHQGIYRLTSDSIQVLLRLLLGSLGMALALMLFTPDHAHWLALSQGMRIGWLAGLIGGALLLYGGILLCLGIRWCHLRSPSLVDSSAA from the coding sequence TTTTGGGCATGGTGCGGGATATGGTCTTTGCCCATGTGGTTGGCGCTGGGGCCTCGGCTGATCTCTTTTTATTTGCCAACCGTATTCCCAATTTTTTTCGCCGGCTGTTTGCCGAAGGGGCCTTCTCCCAAGCCTTTGTCCCCGTCTTAACGGAGTATCAGCAGCGGGGTGATCGGCACTCGACTCGCTGCTTGATCCAACGCGTTTCTGGCACCCTGGGCGGGGTAGTGACCCTGGTGACGCTGGGTGCCATGCTATTAGCACCCCTGGTGACGCTACTCTTTGGTTTTGGTTGGTTTATGGCGTGGTGGCAGGGGGGGGCGGAGGCTGCTAAGTATCCACTCGCTAATCAGTTATTGCGGCTGACCTTCCCTTACTTATGGTTTATTACGTTTGTTGCCTTCTCCGGGGCTATTTTAAATACCCTAGGAGTGTTTAGCGTCGCCGCTTTTTCTCCAGTGCTCCTCAACATCGCGATGATCGGCTGTGCCCTCTGGTTGGCGCCACAACTCGCCGAGCCCGCTATCGGCTTAGCCATCGGGGTGTTTCTCGGTGGGCTACTACAATTTCTGTTTCAATTGCCCTTTTTACGCCGCGCGGGACTGTTGGTTTGGCCTCGTTGGGATTGGCAGGATGCCGGGGTCCGCCGAATAGGCCAGCTGATGTTACCGGCGCTATTTGGCGTCTCGGTCAATCAGATCACCGTGTTAATCAACACTGCCATTGCTAGCTTTATGCAGACTGGCGCGATCAGTTGGCTCTACTATGCCGAACGGCTGTTAGAGTTACCTTTGGGGGTTATCGGCGCCACCCTGTCGACCATTTTACTGCCAACCCTCGCTCGCTTGCAGCGGCAGCCGACCGCTGATCAGTTTGTTGCTACCGTTGATTGGGGGATCCGCCTGGTATTTTTGCTAGGCGTCCCCGCGATGGTTGGCTTAGCGCTATTAGCTGAGCCTATTTTGATGGTGCTTTATCTGCGTGGCCACTTTACACTGGCCGATCTCCAAGCGAGCAAGGCGGCACTGCAGACTCTGAACTGTGGGGTGTTCACCATTTTAGTTGCTAAGGTGTTGGGGTGCGCTTACTACGCTCGCCAAGACACCAAGACGCCCGTACGTTATGCCCTATTCACTATGGGGAGCCATCTGTTATTGAATAACTTAGCCTGGAAGTTTGGCTATATTGGATTGGCTTTGGCCAGTGCGCTGTCGAGTATGGTCAATGCCACGCTGCTCTATCGGGGATTAGTGCACCAAGGGATCTACCGCCTAACGTCAGACAGTATCCAGGTGCTGCTGCGGCTGCTGTTAGGCAGTCTCGGGATGGCTCTGGCCTTGATGCTGTTCACCCCTGATCATGCCCATTGGCTGGCACTGTCGCAGGGGATGCGCATCGGCTGGTTAGCAGGGCTCATCGGTGGTGCGCTACTGCTGTATGGGGGGATCCTGCTCTGCTTAGGCATCCGCTGGTGCCATCTGCGCAGCCCATCGCTGGTGGACTCATCAGCCGCCTGA